The genomic window CCAGACTCAAAAGACTGGTGGAAGTTAGTCCTACCGATGTGCAGATGGCGCAAGCTCAAGTTAGTAATGCGATCGCTAACGTCAGAAAAGCCGAAGCAGAACTAAAATTAAGCTACGTGCAAGCACCAGCAGCTGGGGAAGTTTTAAAAATTCACACCAAGTCAGGCGAATCCATTAGCTCAGAAGGTATTGCTGAGATGGGTGAAACTGAACAAATGACAGTGATTGCAGAAGTACCTGAAGACGGTATTGGTAGAGTGCGTGTTGGTCAAAATGTCACAGTCTCTAGCAACAATGGTGCTTTTAGCGGCGAATTAAAAGGAACTGTCACTGAAATTGGTAGAAGAATCGGTAAAAAAGACGTGCTAAACACAGATCCCGCAGCTGATGTTGATGCCAGAGTTGTAGAAGTAAAAATTACCTTATCACCAGAAGATAGTGAAAAAGTTTCTGGTTTAACCTACGCCAAGGTAATGGTTGAAATTAATAACTAATTAGGTGACAGAAGACAGGTGACAGGTGACAAGGGAAGGAGTTTTGACTGTGGACTAATAGCTAATGACATTTTTTGAATTCAAAATGCAAAATTCAAAATGAAGAATGGAAATAATTTTGAATTAATTCTGGGTACAATCCCCCGCCACAATTTTCTCTACGTTCCCTGCGGGACGCTTAAGCGAACAATTAGCAGTGAGTAGCCTACGGCAAGTAAGCTCCCACTAATTATCTTTAATTTTGAATTTTGAATTTTGAATTTTGAATTGGAGCGAAGCGACTTGACTAATTTCTTCACAGCAATTAATCGTAAAAAAATACCTCTGGCTTGGCTACAACTAACACGAGAAAAAACTCGCCTAGCTGTAGCTTTAGCAGGAATCGGCTTTGCAGATATTTTGATGTTTATGCAGCTGGGTTTCCGAGATGCTCTGTACTACAGTAACGTCCGGTTACATGGTAGCTTGCAAGGTGAAATTGTCTTGCTGAATCGTCAATCTAATGCTGTACTGGCGATGAAAAGCTTTTCACAACGACGATTGTATAAAGCTTTAGAATTACCGTCAGTACAATCTGTACATCCTATATATTTAGATTACTCGATTTGGAAAAATCCTGATACTGGTAAAACTAGAAGCATTCTTGTTTTTGGAATTAATCCAGAAACTAATATCTTTAACTTAGAAGGAGTGCAAGAAAATTTAGATAAACTCAAACTGCCTGATACTGTTTTATTTGACCGTTCTTCTCGACAAGAATATGGACCAATAGCCAAATATTTTGATGAAGGCAAAAATGTCACAGCAGAAGTTCGCGGAAGACGCGTTCAAGTTGGTGGATTATTTACTTTAGGTGCTTCATTTGGGGCAGATGGTAATTTAATCACCAGTGATGTTAATTTTTTGCGATTATTTCTTAATCGTCAACAAGGATTAATTGATATTGGTTTAATTAAATTAAAACCGGGAGCTAATACTGAGGCTGTTGTCCAAGAATTGCGAAGTTATTTACCGGAAGATATCAATGTTTTAACCAAGCAGGAATTTATTGATTTTG from Nostoc sp. UHCC 0870 includes these protein-coding regions:
- the devC gene encoding ABC transporter permease DevC yields the protein MNRKKIPLAWLQLTREKTRLAVALAGIGFADILMFMQLGFRDALYYSNVRLHGSLQGEIVLLNRQSNAVLAMKSFSQRRLYKALELPSVQSVHPIYLDYSIWKNPDTGKTRSILVFGINPETNIFNLEGVQENLDKLKLPDTVLFDRSSRQEYGPIAKYFDEGKNVTAEVRGRRVQVGGLFTLGASFGADGNLITSDVNFLRLFLNRQQGLIDIGLIKLKPGANTEAVVQELRSYLPEDINVLTKQEFIDFERHYWASSTAIGFIFSLGTIMGFIVGTVIVYQILYTEVADHLSEYATLKAIGYTHKYLLGVILQEAIILALLGYMPGWAFTMFMYKTARDATLLPVFMSLERAITVLILTFIMCVVSGTIAVRKLKSADPADIF